The DNA region GACAATGCCTTGGGCGATCATTTCGACCCCATCCTGATGCTTTTGGGGCCCCTTTATTGGTTCCTGCCGGGACCCGAAGCCCTTTTCCTGGCCCAGTCCCTGGCGGTGGCCATTGGCGGGCTGGCGGTCTTTCGCTTCGCAAGGAGGCGTTTGGGAAGGACCCCCGCCTATCAATGGACCGCCGCTTATCTGGTTTTCTGGGGCATTCAAAGCGGTCTTTCCTATGATTTCCACGACCTGTTGCTGGCGGTACCGTTCATCGCCTTTGCCATCGACTTCATCGACCTGAAGCGTTGGGGATGGGCGTTCTTTTGCCTGGTCATGCTCCTGTTCGTCAAGGAAGACCTCGGGCTTTTGGTGGCCTTCTTCGGTGTCTATCTGCTGGTATTGGGCGAGTGGAAGAAGGGATCGGCGATCTTCTTTGTTGGGGTAGTGGGGTTCCTGTTGGAGATGACGGTGGTATTGCCTTACCTGGCCAGCCCCCGATCCTACAACCATTGGGTCTATCCGGATCTCGGCCGATCCCTTGGAGAATCCATCGGGACGATCCTGCGCCATCCCCTCCTGGTGCCGAAGGTCCTTTTTTCCGACCCCCAAAAGATCGTGACCATGTTCTGTTCCTTCCTCGCTTGCGGTTTCCTGACCTTCCTTTCCCCCGTCGGGTTATTGACCATCCCGCTCTTGGCCGAAAGGATGCTTTCCAACGCCGGGAACCTCTATTCCATGGGCTACCATTATTCCGCCACGATCGCGCCCGTCCTGATGATGGGAGGGGTGGATGGCCTTTACCGGTTGGCCATGAGGGAGAAGGGACGATCCGGGAAGTTGGTGCCGATCGCATCCCTGGTGGTGCTCGTGCTGAACCTGGCCACGGTCCCCATCTTCCCGCTCCGGGACCTTTTCCGCGCCAAGTTCTACCGCTCGAACCCCGTGGTCGAGACGGCTCCCAAGGCCTTGGCCCTGGTCCCCCCGGACGCGAAGGTCCTGGCCCAGGACACCATTGTTCCCCATCTTTCCCACCGGAAATCCATCTATATGATGGCTAAAAGCGAATTGGGGATGGATTGCGATTATTTCATCGCCTGCCGGGACCTGCCGGCCTGGCCCTTCGACGGTTTCGACCCGATCGAAGGGTCGGCCCGACAACGGATGTCGCACGGCTATCAAAAAATATTCGATGAGAACGGTTGGATCGTCCTGAAAAAAGCGGGAGGGCAGGATCCTTGACCACCACGGGGCGGAAGTTGGACAGCGCCTCGATCCTCCGGGGGTTGAAGGCCATGAAGAACCGGCGGAACATCCTGGGGATGGCCCGGTTCGGCATCCGGGGAAGGGAAGTCCTGGGCATCCCGATCCCCGTGCTTCGAAACAAAGCGCGGGACATCGGCGTGGACCATCCTTTGGCCCTCCGGTTATGGGATTCGGGGATCCATGAAGCCCGAATGTTGGCCGCCTTCATCGACGAACCTTCCCGGGTGACGCCGGCCCAAATGGAGCGGTGGGTCCGTGAGTTCGACTCCTGGGACCTTTGCGACCAGGTTTGCGGGAACCTCTTTGACCGGACCCCCTATGCCCTTTTGAAGATCCGGGAATGGACCCGCCGAAAAAAGGAGTTCGAGAAAAGGGCCGGGTTCGTGTTGATGGCCGCGATGGCGGTCCACGATAAGCAGGCCCCCGACAGGGTTTTCCTCTCGTTCTTTCCGGCCATACGCCGGGGATCCGGCGACGGAAGGAATTTCGTCAAGAAAGCCGTCAATTGGGCCCTTCGACAGATCGGCAAAAGGAATGCCCGGTTGAACCGGGCGGCCATCCTTGAAGCGGAACGCATCCTGAAGTCGGGCGATCCTTCGGCCCGTTGGATCGCCCAGGATGCTTTGCGGGAACTCCGGGTCCACCGGGAGCGCTTTCGACGCGGGAAGTAATCCTTTTCCTCGGGATCTTTTTTGGTCTTCGCACTTTCGTCCCGTTTAACCAACCGGGCGGTTAAATGGAACGAAGATCGGCCGCCAAGGATGAACAAACGACACCTTTTTGTTAGACTGCGCACCTATGAAAAAGAACGTCAACCAACCCTGGGCCGCCATCATCGTCGCCGCCGGACAATCCACGCGCCTCAAGAGCAACGTTCCCAAACCATTCCTTTATGTGGACCACCGCCGGACCATGCTGGACATGTGCCTGGAAGCCTTCGGCAAAGTGCCCGGCTTGGCCTATGTCATCATCGTGACCCGCGAGGAGTTCATGGAGCAGGCCATCCAGGCCATCTATCGCTGGAAGCTGGCCGGGATCGTCACCAAGGGCGGTCCGGAACGCGAAGACTCGGTGCGCTTGGGGCTGGAAGTGGTCCCCCCGGGCGTCCGCCATGTTCTGATCCACGATGCCGCCCGTCCCCTGGTCAGCCCCCTCTTGATCCAACGGGTCCTGGACGGGGCAATGGCCCATGGGGCCGTCATTCCGGCCATCCCGGTCAAGGACACGTTGAAGATGGTGGAGAAGGAAAGGGTCACCAAGACCCTCGACCGTTCCAAGATCCGGGCGGTCCAGACGCCCCAGGGGTTCCGCCTTTCCGTCCTCCTGAAGGCCTTCAAGAAGCTGGGCAAAAAGGCCTCGCGGATGACCGATGACGCGGCGGTCGTGGAAGCTTCCGGCTTCAAGGTGCGGGTCGTCGAGGGGGGGCTCCTGAATTTCAAGGTGACGACCCCGGAGGACCTTCGCCACGTGAAGGACCTGATCTGGTGGGAAAAAAGCAGGGAATATTCCCACTAAAGGGCCCGACAGTCCTGTAAAAAGGCCCCTCTGTCCGCGCCCCCCTTTCTCCTTTCGAGTTTTTCCCCTATAAATGTCGCCTGATCATCAACTCTTGGAGAGGGCCCTTGGATATCCGTGTCGGCATCGGCTATGACGCCCATCGTTTCGTGGAAGGTAGGTCCCTCGTCCTTGGGGGCGTGACCATCC from bacterium includes:
- a CDS encoding DUF2079 domain-containing protein; translated protein: MTQAPKNWKESSVLSLVREERPLAVLLILMTAVYTLLSCVRQWRFQTGGFDLGIHDQVIWEYSRFLHPTSTLMGFDNALGDHFDPILMLLGPLYWFLPGPEALFLAQSLAVAIGGLAVFRFARRRLGRTPAYQWTAAYLVFWGIQSGLSYDFHDLLLAVPFIAFAIDFIDLKRWGWAFFCLVMLLFVKEDLGLLVAFFGVYLLVLGEWKKGSAIFFVGVVGFLLEMTVVLPYLASPRSYNHWVYPDLGRSLGESIGTILRHPLLVPKVLFSDPQKIVTMFCSFLACGFLTFLSPVGLLTIPLLAERMLSNAGNLYSMGYHYSATIAPVLMMGGVDGLYRLAMREKGRSGKLVPIASLVVLVLNLATVPIFPLRDLFRAKFYRSNPVVETAPKALALVPPDAKVLAQDTIVPHLSHRKSIYMMAKSELGMDCDYFIACRDLPAWPFDGFDPIEGSARQRMSHGYQKIFDENGWIVLKKAGGQDP
- a CDS encoding DNA alkylation repair protein, whose translation is MTTTGRKLDSASILRGLKAMKNRRNILGMARFGIRGREVLGIPIPVLRNKARDIGVDHPLALRLWDSGIHEARMLAAFIDEPSRVTPAQMERWVREFDSWDLCDQVCGNLFDRTPYALLKIREWTRRKKEFEKRAGFVLMAAMAVHDKQAPDRVFLSFFPAIRRGSGDGRNFVKKAVNWALRQIGKRNARLNRAAILEAERILKSGDPSARWIAQDALRELRVHRERFRRGK
- the ispD gene encoding 2-C-methyl-D-erythritol 4-phosphate cytidylyltransferase → MKKNVNQPWAAIIVAAGQSTRLKSNVPKPFLYVDHRRTMLDMCLEAFGKVPGLAYVIIVTREEFMEQAIQAIYRWKLAGIVTKGGPEREDSVRLGLEVVPPGVRHVLIHDAARPLVSPLLIQRVLDGAMAHGAVIPAIPVKDTLKMVEKERVTKTLDRSKIRAVQTPQGFRLSVLLKAFKKLGKKASRMTDDAAVVEASGFKVRVVEGGLLNFKVTTPEDLRHVKDLIWWEKSREYSH